One genomic window of Euwallacea fornicatus isolate EFF26 chromosome 7, ASM4011564v1, whole genome shotgun sequence includes the following:
- the LOC136339908 gene encoding uncharacterized protein isoform X3, which yields MRNTQKLTGTKETTTVPVELKLEDQIDSAWKAYSLDAPKVPNPIPNDTLGLRRVCIVINLFIPVSKVIFGLQYFNSCPTNTWLPIYIIVGALLQSSFLIMFVYKPLRHTAALVTVGLIASLWMIIASINIIVEWKPNFFLGGWRYCNKTFFYYAFFISISEYIILAVVRE from the exons ATGAGGAATACGCAAAAATTAACAGGGACTAAAGAAACCACTACTGTACCTGTCGAACTGAAACTCGAAGATCAGATAGACTCTGCCTGGAAAGCTTATTCTTTAGACG CCCCTAAAGTACCCAACCCAATTCCCAATGACACCCTCG GTCTTCGCAGAGTATGCATAGTAATCAACCTGTTCATCCCAGTATCAAAAGTCATCTTCGGACTTCAGTACTTCAATTCCTGTCCAACCAACACCTGGCTCCCCATTTACATCATAGTGGGAGCTTTACTGCAGAGCTCTTTTCTCATCATGTTTGTTTACAAACCGTTGAGACATACTGCAGCTTTAGTTACTGTCGGCTTAATTGCGAGCTTGTGGATGATTATTG CTTCAATTAATATTATCGTAGAATGGAAGCCAAACTTCTTCCTGGGAGGGTGGAGGTACTGCAATAAGACCTTCTTCTATTACGCATTTTTCATATCCATTTCTGAGTACATCATATTGGCAGT TGTGAGGGAATAA
- the LOC136339903 gene encoding pH-sensitive chloride channel 2-like gives MSEYTRLNKTTFSFVVVWLWWFGSACGDVRSISHSPHLRVKRNATDTCPALDTDMDKLTQEEFLSRLTDSCRYDHVARPPSDLPLQVTFQIDVQHVESVDNRQFKSHLLVQLHFRDDRLNFVDLSPNRGDIVGQEMVKAKIFVPHLFIKNEKQSSLMGLDKNDVFVKITPHGDVTYSYRMITTFYCSMDLRKFPFDHQQCELIWASWAYNETNLELQWSKNQPYIISENLQLTEFMLEAISVEYAKTSISNPSNSGFNEIYSTLIFKFKLQREAGYYILEYYLPSIFLVVMSWVTFWIQADAAPARTTLGTSTMLSFITLNGNLMKNLPKVSYVKASEIWFFGGATFIFCSLAEFTFVNVIWRRRKKVELAKHTPKYIIKGALSPRLARKDLRKSESVSSLDSNHMTSSSNSLNVPTINLPTTNGDNQHPEGNPPEPSPTQQTWSEMTPQEVAIWIDRKARMVFPVLFIIYNLFYWGFVYAL, from the exons ATGAGTGAATACACCCGTTTGAATAAGACGACTTTTAGTTTTGTGGTGGTTTGGTTGTGGTGGTTTGGAAGTGCATGCGGTGATGTAAG ATCAATATCTCACTCGCCACACTTACGAGTGAAGAGAAACGCCACCGACACCTGTCCAGCATTGGACACCGACATGGACAAGCTAACTCAAGAAGAATTCTTGTCACGACTAACCGATAGCTGCAGATACGATCACGTAGCCAGACCACCGAGCGATTTACCATTGCAAGTCACCTTCCAAATCGATGTCCAGCACGTTGAAAGTGTCGATAACAGG caattcaaGAGCCATTTGCTGGTGCAGTTGCACTTCAGAGATGATAGATTGAACTTTGTGGACTTGTCTCCTAATAGGGGGGATATAGTTGGACAAGAGATGGTAAAGGCAAAGATTTTCGTACCCCATCTCTTTATAAAGAATGAGAAGCAGTCAAGTTTGATGGGGTTAGACAA GAATGATGTATTTGTGAAGATTACTCCTCACGGAGACGTTACGTACTCCTATAGAATGATTACTACGTTTTATTGCTCCATGGATTTGAGGAAGTTCCCATTTGATCATCAGCAATGTGAGCTAATTTGGGCCAGCT GGGCCTACAACGAGACCAATTTGGAGCTCCAATGGTCTAAAAATCAACCCTATATTATATCCGAAAATTTACAACTAACGGAGTTTATGCTTGAGGCCATTTCTGTGGAATATGCCAAGACGTCCATCAGCAACCCCTCAAATAGCGGCTTCA ATGAGATTTACAGCACcctaatattcaaattcaagCTGCAGCGAGAAGCTGGGTACTACATCCTCGAATATTACCTCCCCTCCATCTTTTTGGTGGTCATGTCTTGGGTTACTTTCTGGATTCAAGCGGATGCAGCTCCAGCCAGAACCACACTCGGAACATCCACAATGCTGTCATTCATCACCCTCAATGGGAACCTAATGAAGAACCTTCCGAAGGTCTCCTATGTGAAAGCTAGTGAAATTTGGTTCTTTGGAGGAGCCACTTTCATATTTTGTTCACTGGCCGAGTTTACTTTCGTCAATGTAATTTGGAGAAGAAG gaaaaaagtgGAATTGGCCAAACACACCCCCAAATACATCATCAAAGGGGCTCTCTCACCCAGATTGGCCAGGAAAGACTTGCGAAAATCCGAATCGGTTTCCAGCCTGGACTCAAATCACATGACG AGTTCTTCAAACTCCCTGAACGTACCAACCATAAACCTGCCAACCACCAACGGAGACAACCAGCATCCAGAGGGCAACCCCCCGGAACCCTCCCCTACACAGCAAACGTGGTCAGAAATGACCCCTCAGGAAGTGGCCATATGGATCGACAGAAAAGCCAGGATGGTATTCCctgttttgtttataatttataatttgttttattgggGGTTTGTTTATGCTTTATGA
- the LOC136339908 gene encoding transmembrane protein 272-like isoform X1 — translation MRNTQKLTGTKETTTVPVELKLEDQIDSAWKAYSLDAPKVPNPIPNDTLGLRRVCIVINLFIPVSKVIFGLQYFNSCPTNTWLPIYIIVGALLQSSFLIMFVYKPLRHTAALVTVGLIASLWMIIASINIIVEWKPNFFLGGWRYCNKTFFYYAFFISISEYIILAVLVLYMCTYFAYTNPKDTVSSV, via the exons ATGAGGAATACGCAAAAATTAACAGGGACTAAAGAAACCACTACTGTACCTGTCGAACTGAAACTCGAAGATCAGATAGACTCTGCCTGGAAAGCTTATTCTTTAGACG CCCCTAAAGTACCCAACCCAATTCCCAATGACACCCTCG GTCTTCGCAGAGTATGCATAGTAATCAACCTGTTCATCCCAGTATCAAAAGTCATCTTCGGACTTCAGTACTTCAATTCCTGTCCAACCAACACCTGGCTCCCCATTTACATCATAGTGGGAGCTTTACTGCAGAGCTCTTTTCTCATCATGTTTGTTTACAAACCGTTGAGACATACTGCAGCTTTAGTTACTGTCGGCTTAATTGCGAGCTTGTGGATGATTATTG CTTCAATTAATATTATCGTAGAATGGAAGCCAAACTTCTTCCTGGGAGGGTGGAGGTACTGCAATAAGACCTTCTTCTATTACGCATTTTTCATATCCATTTCTGAGTACATCATATTGGCAGTGTTGGTTTTGTATATGTGCACATATTTTGCTTATACTAATCCTAAAGATACTGTATCTTCAGTGTGA
- the LOC136339908 gene encoding transmembrane protein 272-like isoform X2: protein MRNTQKLTGTKETTTVPVELKLEDQIDSAWKAYSLDGLRRVCIVINLFIPVSKVIFGLQYFNSCPTNTWLPIYIIVGALLQSSFLIMFVYKPLRHTAALVTVGLIASLWMIIASINIIVEWKPNFFLGGWRYCNKTFFYYAFFISISEYIILAVLVLYMCTYFAYTNPKDTVSSV from the exons ATGAGGAATACGCAAAAATTAACAGGGACTAAAGAAACCACTACTGTACCTGTCGAACTGAAACTCGAAGATCAGATAGACTCTGCCTGGAAAGCTTATTCTTTAGACG GTCTTCGCAGAGTATGCATAGTAATCAACCTGTTCATCCCAGTATCAAAAGTCATCTTCGGACTTCAGTACTTCAATTCCTGTCCAACCAACACCTGGCTCCCCATTTACATCATAGTGGGAGCTTTACTGCAGAGCTCTTTTCTCATCATGTTTGTTTACAAACCGTTGAGACATACTGCAGCTTTAGTTACTGTCGGCTTAATTGCGAGCTTGTGGATGATTATTG CTTCAATTAATATTATCGTAGAATGGAAGCCAAACTTCTTCCTGGGAGGGTGGAGGTACTGCAATAAGACCTTCTTCTATTACGCATTTTTCATATCCATTTCTGAGTACATCATATTGGCAGTGTTGGTTTTGTATATGTGCACATATTTTGCTTATACTAATCCTAAAGATACTGTATCTTCAGTGTGA